The Candidatus Thermoplasmatota archaeon genome includes a region encoding these proteins:
- a CDS encoding flavodoxin-dependent (E)-4-hydroxy-3-methylbut-2-enyl-diphosphate synthase: LRAFGPEIISCPTCSRCEVNLIDIVNRCRKEIEKLDMKRPLRIALMGCVVNGPGEGREADGGRVQCGQGRAALPRPGGGEGLQVRHRSRDGERARGGGVLQSRHQSGQADEHTAHGIRHEAREHHH; this comes from the coding sequence ACTTCGTGCATTTGGGCCAGAAATTATTTCGTGTCCAACGTGTTCACGCTGTGAAGTGAATCTTATTGATATTGTGAACAGATGCCGAAAGGAAATAGAGAAGTTAGATATGAAGAGACCGTTGCGCATTGCGCTTATGGGCTGTGTTGTTAATGGACCAGGAGAAGGACGCGAAGCTGATGGAGGCCGTGTCCAATGCGGGCAAGGGAGAGCGGCTCTTCCTCGGCCAGGCGGAGGAGAAGGTCTACAAGTCCGTCACCGCAGCCGCGATGGCGAACGGGCACGGGGTGGTGGCGTTCTCCAATCTCGACATCAATCTGGCCAAGCAGATGAACATACTGCTCATGGAATTCGGCATGAAGCCCGAGAACATCATCATTGA